A stretch of DNA from Acomys russatus chromosome 4, mAcoRus1.1, whole genome shotgun sequence:
ACTGGCGGCAGAAGGGTGACCTGAGGTTAAGGCCTGCAAATCTGGGTTCCCTTCCTGAAGCAGGTTTGCAAACTTTCCAGCTGGGTAACTTTGAATTCTTGTTCTGTTTAGCCTTCGCCGTGACTAATCACTCTGTCCCCTCAGCCTTGCGACGCAGGGGCCCCCACTGTCTCACGTTGCCCAGAGCAGCCAggcttgaattcctgatcctcttgcctccacctccccgagGGTTGGGAtttcaggtatgtgccaccatgcccttaTTTTTGAAGTAATTTCGGTTCACTAGATCGATCCCTTTGGCTAAGGTTTGCTCCGCCCCTTCTGTACCTTCGCTCCCAGCTGGTCCGCGTCAGTTGCAGATACGACATGTAGAGGTATTtccttgtgtgtttttaaaaaacaaagatgtttCTGCATTCAAATCCAAATGGCATTGTTCAAGAGTCTCTCCTTTCGCTTCATGCTTAAAGTCATCTTAATGCTGCGCAGTAAAGagactgggtttttttgtttttttttttttttcagcagcagGCATTGCATTCAGCTGTGGTCTCTGATTTCCTTCAGTTCTCAGTTTTTCCTGCACTCTCATGACCCTGATGCCTTTGGAGATTTCCCGACAGTTTTGCAGAAGTGGGTTTAGCGATGTATGAGAGAATGGCCAGCCATGGGCCTTGTTCTGTGATGCAGGCCGGGCATTACAGTATAAAGAGGCCAGGCTTATCTAGACAGTGGTCAGTGCCCAGCCACAGCAGTCTCTGGACTCACTTCCAGGCCACACACTTCTTGAGGGTGCCTCCTCAGTAGGGGTCTCACTTTCACCTCATAGGTAGCTGGCTTCTCTGGAGCACCCACCCTGCCGCAGCCATGGTCCACGCCTTCCTCATCCACACCTTGAGGGCTCCGAATCTGGAAGATACAGGCCTTTGCAGAGTGCTTTACTCCTGTGTCTTTGGTGCTGAGAAGTCATCCGACGATTCACGGCCGCATGGTGCAGAAAGGGACAGGCTCTTGCGCAAGGAACAGATTTTGGCCGTGGCCAGGTAATCACACAGCCCAGCCCCAAGCTTCACCAAACACAGAGCTGGTACTGAGGGACCCTGGAGTAAGACAgtgaagcagaaagaataaaaatcaagaatatccctcccccatctcccaccaTTGTTTATAAATAACACTATGAAGaaggagttttaaaaaacaaaaacaaaaagagggggctggagagaggttaagagcactgactgctcttccagaggtcttgagttcaattcccagcaaccacatggtggctcacaaccatctataatgtgatctgatgccctcttctggcctgcaggggtacacacagagcattgtatacataataaataaataaatacatcttttttttttttttttttttttttaagaatgctACTATCATGGTGGTTAGTAATCACTGCCTTGTGAATATGTTCTGAGAATTTTATGTACGTTATTTATCATCTTCATAGTCTTCTGAGGTGGCCATAGTTATCATCTCACTTTACGGAAGAGTAAACTAAAATACAGAGTGTTTAAGGAACTCAGCCTGCCCAAGGTTATACAAGTAAAGAGGGGCGTAATTGGGATTAGAGTataggcaggcagacatgtgAAGATGAAACATGCTTTCCAATGGAGACCTTCCTAAGAGAGAAAATGCCAGAGACTCAGAGAAGCTTTGGAAAACGCCATCTAAGACAGGTGGCCAGACTGCGACCGTCCCATCTCAGACTCACGTGAAGCGCGCAGCTCTTTGTCAGCTCCTGCTACCCGCTTCTTCTTCACTTTGTTCCCTTCTTGCAGCCCAGAAAAACCAAGCAACGGCCTGTTAGAGTTAACTactggttttatgttgttttgagacagcctaGTTATCCACCTCAGGCTGGCTTCCCCGTCGCCGAGTATTTCAGCCTGGCCAcaacttcctcctcctgctccatcgcccccagtgctaggattatgggcatGCATCATGCTACCTGACTAAACAAATGGCCTTAAAGCCGGTCTATCTAGAAGATTATTCAGGAGGCAGCAAAGGCAGCCTTCACAGTCGCATGGAAGGCGCTGATGGCCCTGAGAAGGATGAATAGTTGAGAGGTCAGATGGCCCCTGTTGGGTGACTTTGTTCTTCTCATTACTTAATTGCCCATCTGTTGAGGAGGGCTCTATGAGGCAAGTGGGGCAAGATCTTAAGCCCCTAGTCCTTTTCCCAGCCAGAGGAGCTGTGTTCAGGTCCTGTCTTGGCCATTTAGAATAAAGTAGTCGAAAGCCTGCAGGCTGGAGCCTGGATTTCATATCATTTCCTTGGCTCTGTGTCCCCGGGCAGACCActtaagctttctttctttctttctttttattttattttattttatttatgtgagggtgtcagatcccctggaactggaattacagatgcttatgagctgccatgtgggtgctgggaattgaacccaggtcctgtggaagagcagacagtgctcttaaccgctgagccatctctccaggccccccccTTAAGCTTTCTAAGCCCAAGTTTCCTTACCCAAGAGAGGAGATATTAGCAGCTCCCAGCTAAATTGGAAGTTGTGGCGAtgcctgtgggtgtgtgggggcggTGCCTTGGTGGTCTTACCGCCTCTCAGCTGCCAGACTGACCTGAAGTCTCTTGCAGACAGGTGGAGTCACTGTGTAGGCTGCAGCAGCAAGCTTCTGGGTGTCCCTCCACAGACCTGCAGCCTCCGTTCTCAGATGAGCCCGTGTCCCTGCATGAAGCCCCTCATGGAGCCTTCCACCTGGTAGCTGGGGACCCTTTCCAGGAGCCACAGACAGTGGTGTGGCTGGGTGTGTTCTCCATAGGCTTTGCCCTGGTGCTGGATACCCACGAGAACCTGCTGCTGGCTGAGAGCACGCTCCGGCTCTTGGCCCGCCTCCTCCTTGATCACCTCCGGCTGCTGACACCAGGTACCAACTTCTTGTTGCGGGCTGACCGCATTGAGGGGATCCTCGCCCGCTTCCTGCCGCATGGGCAGCTGCTTTTCCTCAATGACCAGTTCGTCCAGGATCTGGAGAAGGAATTTAGTGCTGCTTGGCCCCGCTGACCCCTCACCAAAATGAGGCCTCCTGAAAGGACAAAGAGGAAAGGTAGAGATTGCATACTGCTAGGGGAGGTTTGGCCCCAGCCTCCTGCCCAGCCTACTCCCTACTCTGATGGGTGGCCACACTCAGGACAAATGGATCAGGCAAGCTGGCAGAAAGGGCCTGAGTAGAAGGCCAGGGAGGCTGTCTGTGCCTGTTTTCTCAGGTCATTGGAATTGCAGAACATCCTGAATCTGGAACTGCGTGTGACCTCTTAGATGCTGCCAGTGTCCACCATGCTAGCCTTTGACTCCCCTTTCTTACAGCCCTAGCAGCTGCCTGTACTGGAGCAGTGCGCTGCCTGCCAAGACTTCCGCTCACCTTCTCTGTCTGTGGCCCCAGCACAAAGGGAGTCTCTGAGAATTTCCTCCAAAGCTGGGGAGCTGGGCTGGTACCCTAGTGAGCCCGGCCCTTGCCTTTGCACATCATCAAGGATTTTATCAGCAAGGCCTGTTCTGCACCCAGCTCCACCATAGCTCAAAGCAGGGGGATTCTTCAGCTCCTTATGTGCCAAGCCTGTATCTACCAAGCGAGCTGAGAGGACAACAGCTTTGCTTGTCTGCTGGCCGGCAGATGCCAGGTATCTGGCCCAGGTGATGTCTTATTTTGAATTAAACGCAATGGCTGTCTGATTTTTGTcctctctttttttgtgtgtgtgtccctcaaaTTGCTCATGTGGCATCTAATTATTGACTCACTTCGTATTTACAGTTCATATTTACATTTCATATATCCAGTGAGTGAGAATCTGCCTGGGTGACCCTTGACCTTGTCCCTCCTACTTGCTCAAGTCCCCTCCTAAGAGGCTTCCTTTTGAGGCTGTCATTCCTCCTcggtttgtttctttgtgcttCTCTTGGACGGTGGTACTTGCTCTTGGCTGTGTTATGTGTCACAGGCGGTAGGGTCGTGTGACTTCTGCCTGAGAAGCAGAGAATTCTGGAGGACGACTTTCTAAGGCTGTTCTGTCCTTCTATGGGAATcaagctcaggccatcaggctttcCTGGCAGGCgcttttatcagctgagccatctcaccagtgcaCGATGTGCTTTTTTTCCAAAGTAAAGTGAAGCCCCTTgttatttcagaaatatttcccCAACTTAAGTCATTAAGTAATGACTAGAAACTGTTGTGTCTCATTGCTCCATCCAGGCAATCCAGTCGCCCAGTAGATGGGTCTCCCTAGCCTGCCACCTGGTCCTAATCTCTCCCAGTCCTAAGTGTGGCCGATGTCAGAAGGctccagaaaagaaaagttaCTTCTGGAAGATAGCTCTCTTCTTTACAGTAAGGAAGGACCCACAGCGCAGTTCTGTGAAGGAGGCACAGTTTAGCTTCCTTACCCAGAGACTGCAAAACATGAGGCTGCAAAACAAGACTCAAGTGAGCCCCGCAGTTCTGGGTAGTTCCAAATCATCCACCCTCTAGAATTAGAGCTCACAGCAAATACTTGAGCCCCATCCTCTGCAGTAGGCTGCCCATCGCCACCCCAGCATCTCGAGATCTCATGTAACGTGTGTGTCTCCAAGACATCATCTGTCCTCCATTTCTGCTTCAGTAGCATTGCCGGTCTTACTCAGGTTTCAGAACATGCTTCGCTTTTTCCTGCTTTACTCTCTAGGCATGTAACACATGCTGTTCCCATTGATGCTCATTCACAGAGGAACAAGCATTTGGTTACAGCTGACTAACATTTAGGAGGACAGAGTCAGACACAACAACcaagcccaaaaaaaaaaaattctcataatTGATTATTATAGAATCCTTCTATTTGTCAGGATGGATCTGTCCTTGTGCCCTAGACACTTTAAGAACCAGGGCAAAGTCTGTCTTGTAATGTCCATCCAGGCAGTAGCCCCTTTGGTCATTGCCCACTTTCTTCTTTGAAAGCGCTTCGTTTTATCAAATTCTCTTTTGTGTGTTATAATCTGTAATCATCAGTCTATGTTATGCACAGCATGTGCTCTTCAGATTAATTTAGTatggagcagagagcagagcgAGAACCTGGTGACAATTCCTATTTCTAGAACATTGCATTGGAGCCATCCTTTCTACCCTTTATGGCAGGTGGTTTCTAGGGAATCCTTGGGGCTGCGAGCTCTGAAATCTTCCCATGTGCCAACCTTTTCCCCTTCAGTACTGGAAGCAGAACCCACAGCCTTATTTATCCTTGGCAGGTGTTCTACTGAGCAACACTCCTAGCTCCATGCAGGGGTTTGGCATTCTCCTGACATTCACAAACCACAGGCTCCAGGGcagtgttccaggacagtgagtTCTTTCTTCCGTTGAGTGCTCAAGATGAGGTTAGAGCTATAACTGGGTATTACTAACACTCATGATTTCTGTCCTGAGGGAAGGCAGCTGGAAAAAGTGGCCAGAGCTCCTCCCTCTCAGGAGCAGTCACCTGATTTATTATGGCAAGGTCAGAGCAATTTCAACCAAGCCTTGCCAGCTTAAAGGGCCAGGAGTGTTTGGGGCAGCAAAGACTCTACCTGAAGCTGGAGAGAGGTGGCATCTGGGCACTGCGTGGGAATCAATGCTCAGTGGACTCAAAAATGGTATTAGAAGCCTTTGGCAGGCCTCCATGTTGTGTGGTCCTATAAAAGCACCTgcttttcaaaggtcctgagttcaattcccaccaaccacatggtggctcataaccatctgtaatgtgatatggtgccctcttctggcttgcaggactacatgcaagcagagcactgtatacataataataaataaataaatctttaaaaaaaaaaaaaagcacaggtaGGCAGAGCAGATATCAGCCTCAGAGAGGCCCAAGCAGAGGCTGACATAGTACACAGCGG
This window harbors:
- the Ap5s1 gene encoding AP-5 complex subunit sigma-1, producing the protein MVHAFLIHTLRAPNLEDTGLCRVLYSCVFGAEKSSDDSRPHGAERDRLLRKEQILAVARQVESLCRLQQQASGCPSTDLQPPFSDEPVSLHEAPHGAFHLVAGDPFQEPQTVVWLGVFSIGFALVLDTHENLLLAESTLRLLARLLLDHLRLLTPGTNFLLRADRIEGILARFLPHGQLLFLNDQFVQDLEKEFSAAWPR